A region from the Janthinobacterium agaricidamnosum genome encodes:
- a CDS encoding GGDEF domain-containing protein, whose protein sequence is MTTLMCGAMSVVMFSVYRSFRREVHGLGHWAAGLLLLVCASLLFGTREVLPQALSIIAANAALVAGIGLSMLGTEKFFGLAPSRRAYLLILVLAIAGNCWWLLAHPDFSARVALFSLLVFLFYARQVQLVWRHGERHFSSFFFGALMLLQAVVVLARGVSALLHGGASVNLTVAGTPAGIYLAVANFMALLLTVGFMTVATRRLQQILERRSTHDPLTQVLNRRGFGDAYAREIGNLRRRRLPLTLLSIDLDYFKLINDRYGHAVGDQVLAHVAAVIKGALRESDCVARFGGEEFVVLMPDMPVHNALGVAERIRALLREPSHAGLPPCTVSIGVACQASVVEGLEQLLSRADAALYLAKERGRDRIELDACAFTEDRTMSAAGSGTGR, encoded by the coding sequence ATGACGACCCTGATGTGCGGGGCGATGAGCGTCGTCATGTTCTCGGTGTACCGCAGTTTCCGGCGCGAGGTGCATGGCCTCGGACATTGGGCGGCCGGTTTGCTGCTGCTGGTATGCGCGTCCTTGCTGTTCGGCACCCGCGAGGTGCTGCCGCAGGCATTGTCCATAATCGCGGCCAATGCGGCGCTGGTGGCCGGCATCGGCCTGTCGATGCTGGGCACGGAGAAATTCTTTGGCCTGGCGCCCAGCCGCCGCGCCTATCTGCTGATACTTGTCCTGGCCATCGCCGGCAATTGCTGGTGGTTGCTGGCGCACCCCGATTTCTCGGCGCGCGTGGCGCTCTTCTCCCTGCTGGTCTTCCTGTTTTATGCGCGGCAGGTGCAACTGGTGTGGCGTCATGGCGAACGCCATTTCTCGAGTTTTTTCTTTGGCGCGCTGATGCTGCTGCAAGCCGTCGTGGTGCTGGCGCGCGGCGTGTCGGCCTTGCTGCATGGCGGCGCCAGCGTGAACCTGACGGTGGCCGGCACGCCGGCCGGCATCTATCTGGCGGTTGCCAATTTCATGGCGCTGCTGCTGACGGTAGGCTTCATGACGGTGGCGACCCGGCGCCTGCAGCAGATACTGGAGCGCCGCTCGACCCACGATCCGCTGACGCAGGTGCTGAACCGGCGCGGCTTTGGCGACGCCTATGCGCGCGAAATCGGCAATCTGCGGCGCCGCCGTTTGCCGCTGACACTGCTCAGCATCGACCTCGATTACTTCAAATTGATCAATGACCGTTACGGTCACGCGGTGGGCGACCAGGTATTGGCGCATGTGGCCGCCGTTATCAAAGGCGCCCTGCGCGAATCGGATTGCGTGGCGCGTTTCGGCGGCGAGGAGTTCGTCGTGCTGATGCCGGATATGCCGGTGCATAACGCGCTGGGCGTGGCCGAACGCATCCGCGCCTTGCTGCGCGAGCCCAGTCATGCGGGGCTGCCACCGTGTACGGTCAGCATCGGCGTCGCTTGCCAGGCATCGGTGGTGGAAGGGCTGGAACAGTTGCTGTCGCGCGCCGATGCGGCCCTGTACCTGGCCAAGGAGCGTGGACGAGACCGCATCGAACTCGATGCTTGTGCGTTTACTGAGGACCGGACAATGTCCGCAGCTGGAAGCGGTACTGGTCGTTGA
- a CDS encoding aminodeoxychorismate/anthranilate synthase component II, producing the protein MLLMIDNYDSFTYNIVQYFGELGEDVRVYRNDEITIAQIEALNPDRICISPGPKAPAQAGISVEVLKHFAGKKPILGVCLGHQAIGDAFGGKVIRAKQVMHGKTSLIAHTGVGVFKDIPSPFTVIRYHSLAIERASLPSCLEVTAWTDDGEIMGVRHREYDIEGVQFHPESILSEHGHALLKNFLER; encoded by the coding sequence ATGCTGCTAATGATCGACAACTACGACTCCTTCACCTACAACATCGTGCAGTATTTCGGTGAACTGGGCGAAGACGTGCGGGTCTACCGCAACGATGAAATCACGATCGCACAGATCGAGGCGCTGAACCCGGACCGCATCTGCATCTCGCCCGGCCCGAAAGCGCCGGCACAGGCGGGCATTTCGGTGGAAGTGCTCAAGCACTTCGCCGGCAAGAAGCCGATACTGGGCGTATGCTTGGGCCACCAGGCCATCGGCGATGCGTTTGGCGGCAAGGTCATCCGCGCCAAGCAGGTCATGCATGGCAAGACTTCCCTCATCGCGCATACGGGCGTGGGCGTCTTCAAGGACATTCCCAGCCCCTTCACAGTGATCCGCTACCACTCTTTGGCGATCGAACGCGCCTCGCTGCCTTCCTGTCTGGAAGTGACGGCGTGGACGGACGACGGCGAAATCATGGGCGTGCGCCACCGGGAATACGATATCGAGGGCGTGCAATTCCACCCTGAATCGATCCTCTCGGAGCACGGCCACGCCCTGCTGAAGAATTTCCTCGAGCGCTGA
- the trpC gene encoding indole-3-glycerol phosphate synthase TrpC: MSDILDKILAVKADEVAKAKARRSLASLRGDVESDSALRAGLRGFEASLRQHIAAGKPGIIAEVKKASPSKGVIRADFRPADIAASYAAHGAACLSVLTDEQFFQGSVDYLQQARAACAIPVLRKDFMVDMYQIYEARAMGADCILLIVAALDHGLMAEMEACAHELGMGVLIESHDGEELTAALKLKSALIGINNRNLRTFETSLDTTINLLPRIPQDKLIITESGIHSTADVQRMRDAHIHSFLVGEAFMRAPDPGVELERLFS, from the coding sequence ATGTCCGACATACTCGATAAAATCCTGGCCGTGAAAGCCGACGAAGTGGCCAAGGCCAAAGCCCGCCGCAGCCTGGCCAGCCTGCGCGGCGACGTGGAAAGCGACAGCGCCCTGCGTGCCGGCCTGCGCGGCTTTGAAGCGAGCCTGCGCCAGCACATCGCCGCCGGCAAGCCCGGCATCATCGCCGAAGTCAAAAAGGCGTCACCGTCGAAAGGCGTGATCCGCGCCGACTTCCGTCCGGCAGACATCGCCGCCAGCTATGCGGCGCATGGCGCGGCCTGCCTGTCCGTGCTGACGGACGAACAGTTCTTCCAGGGATCCGTGGATTATCTGCAGCAGGCGCGCGCCGCCTGCGCCATTCCCGTGCTGCGCAAGGATTTCATGGTCGACATGTACCAGATCTATGAAGCGCGCGCCATGGGCGCCGACTGCATTCTCCTGATCGTCGCGGCGCTCGACCATGGCCTGATGGCCGAGATGGAAGCGTGCGCCCACGAACTGGGCATGGGCGTGCTGATCGAAAGCCACGACGGCGAAGAACTGACGGCGGCATTGAAACTCAAGAGTGCGCTGATCGGCATCAACAACCGCAACCTGCGCACGTTCGAGACGTCGCTCGACACGACCATCAATCTCTTGCCGCGCATCCCGCAGGACAAATTGATCATCACTGAATCGGGCATCCACAGCACGGCCGACGTGCAACGCATGCGCGATGCGCACATCCACAGCTTCCTCGTGGGCGAAGCGTTCATGCGCGCACCCGACCCCGGCGTGGAGCTGGAACGCCTGTTCAGTTAA
- the trpD gene encoding anthranilate phosphoribosyltransferase has translation MPITPQEALLRCIEHREIFHDEMLYLFRQIMSGEMSPTMIAALTMGLRVKKETIGEIAAAAQVMREFSTKVPMADTTNLLDIVGTGGDGAHTFNISTASMFVAAAAGARVAKHGGRSVSSSSGSADVLDSLGVNINLQPEQIAQSIAQTGIGFMYAPNHHAAMKHAAPVRKELGVRTIFNILGPLTNPAGAPNILMGVFHADLVGIQVRVLQRLGAQHAIVVYGRDNMDEVSLGAATMVGELINGEIREYEIHPEDFGMSMIASRNLKVADSIESKAKMMEALRGDPGAAADIVALNAGTALYAAGVASSIEDGLARARTAVSSGAALAKLDQFVRVTQQLGTPPQA, from the coding sequence ATGCCGATCACCCCACAAGAAGCCCTGCTGCGCTGCATCGAACACCGCGAAATCTTTCACGACGAAATGCTGTACCTGTTCCGCCAGATCATGTCCGGCGAAATGTCGCCCACCATGATCGCGGCCCTCACCATGGGCTTGCGCGTGAAAAAGGAAACCATCGGCGAAATCGCCGCCGCCGCGCAAGTGATGCGCGAGTTTTCCACCAAGGTGCCCATGGCCGACACCACCAACCTGCTCGACATCGTCGGCACGGGCGGCGACGGCGCGCACACGTTCAATATTTCCACCGCCTCGATGTTCGTGGCGGCGGCGGCGGGCGCCCGCGTGGCCAAGCATGGCGGGCGCAGCGTGTCGTCCTCGTCCGGCAGCGCCGACGTACTCGATTCCTTGGGCGTCAACATCAACCTGCAGCCCGAGCAGATCGCCCAGTCGATCGCGCAAACGGGCATCGGCTTCATGTACGCACCGAACCACCATGCGGCCATGAAGCATGCGGCGCCCGTGCGCAAGGAGCTGGGCGTGCGCACGATCTTCAATATCCTCGGTCCCTTGACCAATCCCGCCGGCGCGCCGAACATCCTGATGGGCGTGTTCCACGCCGACCTGGTCGGCATCCAGGTGCGTGTGCTGCAGCGCCTGGGCGCACAGCATGCGATCGTCGTGTATGGCCGCGACAATATGGATGAAGTGTCGCTGGGCGCGGCCACCATGGTGGGCGAATTGATCAACGGCGAGATCCGCGAATATGAAATCCATCCCGAAGACTTCGGCATGTCGATGATCGCCAGCCGCAATCTGAAGGTGGCCGATTCCATCGAATCGAAAGCGAAGATGATGGAAGCGCTGCGCGGCGATCCTGGTGCCGCCGCCGACATCGTGGCCCTGAATGCGGGCACGGCGTTGTACGCGGCCGGCGTGGCCAGCTCGATCGAAGACGGCCTGGCGCGTGCGCGCACCGCCGTCAGTTCGGGCGCCGCGCTGGCGAAACTCGACCAATTCGTGCGCGTGACGCAGCAGCTGGGCACCCCGCCGCAAGCGTAA
- a CDS encoding M61 family metallopeptidase, whose amino-acid sequence MKIAVKTTPAAGIIYSIAAADLAGHMFKVTLTVKSPAAIGQVFALPAWIPGSYMIREFSRNIVSIRAESEGKAVALTKLDKHSWQAAPCKGPLTVEYDVYAWDLSVRAAHLDQNHGFFNGTSVFLRVLGQESDAHEVHIVQPKDAACRTWRVATTLPELKAKRYGFGSYQAANYDELIDHPVEMGDFALATFTAYGVPHDIVVTGKVPNLDLPRLCRDLKAICETQIAFFEPKTKKAPMDRYVFMAMAVGDGYGGLEHRASTALICARADLPTTASNGTEIGDGYLKFLGLCSHEYFHTWNVKRIKPAAFAPYNLQAESYSPLLWLFEGFTSYYDDLMLVRAGLIDEAAYFKLLGKTVNSVLRGSGRTKQSVADSSFDAWGKYYRQDENAPNAIVSYYTKGSLIALAFDLTLRSKTNGAKSLDDVMQALWQRYGRDFYKGKARGVTPAEVEALFDEVSGTRMKPFFERYIRGTDDVPLARLLAPFGVKYSDARKAEKASLDVNLGRDGNDAKLAQVHQGGAAHVAGLSAGDVLVAVDGLRVTGNPANLDTLLGRYAVGAKVTVHAFRRDELMTFAAVLQGDRVPGVSLALLPAPKKATGPKRPSAA is encoded by the coding sequence GTGAAAATCGCAGTGAAAACCACGCCGGCCGCCGGCATCATCTACAGCATCGCCGCCGCCGATCTGGCTGGCCACATGTTCAAGGTGACGTTGACCGTCAAGTCGCCAGCCGCCATCGGCCAGGTATTTGCCTTGCCGGCCTGGATCCCGGGCAGCTACATGATCCGCGAATTTTCGCGCAACATCGTCAGCATCCGCGCCGAGTCCGAGGGCAAGGCCGTGGCGCTGACCAAACTGGACAAGCATTCGTGGCAAGCCGCCCCGTGCAAGGGTCCATTGACGGTCGAATACGACGTCTACGCCTGGGACCTGTCCGTGCGCGCCGCCCACCTGGACCAGAATCACGGCTTCTTCAACGGCACCAGCGTGTTTTTGCGCGTGCTGGGCCAGGAATCCGACGCCCATGAAGTGCATATCGTGCAGCCCAAGGATGCCGCCTGCAGGACCTGGCGAGTCGCCACCACCCTGCCGGAACTGAAGGCCAAGCGCTACGGTTTCGGCAGCTACCAGGCGGCCAACTACGATGAGCTGATCGACCATCCGGTGGAAATGGGCGACTTCGCGCTGGCCACCTTCACCGCATATGGCGTGCCGCACGATATCGTCGTCACGGGCAAGGTGCCGAACCTGGACTTGCCCCGTTTGTGCCGCGACCTGAAAGCCATCTGCGAAACGCAGATCGCCTTCTTCGAGCCGAAGACAAAAAAAGCGCCGATGGACCGCTATGTGTTCATGGCCATGGCCGTCGGCGATGGTTACGGCGGCCTCGAACACCGCGCCTCGACGGCGCTGATCTGCGCGCGCGCTGACCTGCCGACGACGGCGTCAAACGGCACGGAAATCGGCGACGGCTACCTGAAATTCCTGGGCCTGTGCAGCCACGAGTACTTCCACACCTGGAACGTCAAGCGCATCAAGCCGGCCGCCTTCGCGCCGTACAACCTGCAGGCGGAAAGCTATTCGCCGCTGCTGTGGCTGTTCGAGGGTTTCACCAGCTATTACGACGACCTGATGCTGGTGCGCGCTGGCCTGATCGACGAGGCGGCCTATTTCAAATTGCTGGGCAAGACCGTCAACAGCGTGCTGCGCGGCAGCGGCCGCACCAAGCAAAGCGTGGCCGACTCCAGCTTCGACGCCTGGGGCAAGTACTACCGCCAGGATGAAAACGCGCCGAACGCCATCGTCAGCTACTACACCAAGGGTTCGCTGATCGCGCTGGCTTTCGATTTGACTTTGCGCAGCAAGACGAATGGCGCAAAATCGCTGGACGATGTGATGCAGGCGCTGTGGCAGCGCTATGGCCGCGATTTCTACAAGGGTAAAGCACGCGGCGTGACGCCGGCCGAAGTCGAAGCCCTGTTCGACGAGGTTTCAGGCACGCGCATGAAACCGTTCTTCGAGCGCTACATCCGCGGCACGGACGACGTGCCGCTGGCGCGCCTGCTGGCGCCGTTCGGCGTGAAATACAGCGACGCGCGCAAGGCGGAAAAAGCCAGCCTGGACGTCAACCTGGGCCGCGACGGCAACGACGCCAAATTGGCGCAGGTGCACCAGGGCGGCGCCGCCCACGTGGCCGGCCTGTCGGCGGGCGACGTGCTGGTGGCCGTCGATGGCTTGCGCGTGACGGGCAACCCGGCGAACCTGGACACCTTGCTGGGCCGCTATGCCGTCGGTGCCAAAGTGACGGTGCACGCCTTCCGCCGCGACGAGCTGATGACGTTTGCCGCCGTGCTGCAGGGTGACCGCGTGCCCGGTGTCAGCTTGGCCCTGCTGCCGGCGCCCAAGAAGGCCACGGGGCCGAAGCGTCCTAGCGCGGCATGA